One stretch of Methyloversatilis sp. RAC08 DNA includes these proteins:
- a CDS encoding 3'-5' exonuclease: MNPRLRPDRRVLLALAALALVMLGWAVVSGVLLMSTLEPAERDTVVALIGSRLPLAGVTLVFALLIAAIGLNALYRHYIVAPARLLDEARILLGTDVQRTLTPQGAAENRALADVISGFAEQRAGLRADVEQQVREASRSVEQERSRLAALMSELTQSVVVCNLDGRILLYNNRARLQFRALSDAPAVASGAELIGLGRSIYTVFDRKLVAHALENIQQRMQRGVASPSAQFVTTTRAGQLLRAQMTPVRAGGEGDDKAIGGFVLMLDNITRDFEEESARDRLLLGLTEGSRASLANMQAAIDMLDFPDLDTAMRERFHGVIRDEVGAMSARVSKLADESTRGIKARWPLEDMLGADLVSAALRRIESLDAPRAAADEVDGALWLKVDSFSLLQALACLAYRLADEYDVRSVQLRLGAAPQGARAHLDLIWQGQTMSTETVMNWQMDGMTTGSERSPLSVRDVVERHGGEFWLERERVRHRAFFRFLLPLASEREQLDTATFVPQGSRPEYYDFDLFRSTESSRTLADRPLTELTYTVFDTETTGLNPSEGDEIIQIGAARIVNGKLLRQESFEQLVDPQRKIPAASIPIHGITQAQVDGQPTIATVLPAFHAFAQDTVLVAHNAAFDMRFLQLKEAATGLRFEQPVLDTLLLSALVHPNQESHRLEAIAERFNITVIGRHTALGDAIVTAEVFLRLIPLLAEKGIHTLGDAREAAQQTYYARLKY; this comes from the coding sequence GTGAACCCGCGGCTGCGCCCGGACCGGCGCGTGCTGCTGGCGCTCGCGGCACTGGCGCTGGTGATGCTCGGCTGGGCAGTGGTCAGCGGCGTGCTGCTGATGTCCACGCTGGAACCGGCCGAGCGCGATACGGTGGTCGCGCTGATCGGCAGCCGGCTGCCGCTGGCTGGCGTCACGCTGGTGTTCGCGCTGCTGATCGCCGCCATCGGGCTCAATGCGCTGTACCGGCATTACATCGTCGCGCCGGCGCGACTGCTCGACGAGGCGCGCATCCTGCTCGGCACCGACGTCCAGCGCACGCTGACGCCGCAGGGCGCAGCGGAGAACCGGGCGCTGGCCGACGTCATTTCCGGCTTCGCCGAACAGCGGGCCGGGCTGCGCGCTGACGTCGAGCAGCAGGTGCGCGAAGCCAGCCGCAGCGTCGAACAGGAGCGCAGCCGGCTGGCGGCGCTGATGTCCGAGCTGACGCAGAGCGTCGTCGTGTGCAATCTCGACGGCCGCATCCTGCTCTACAACAACCGGGCCCGCCTGCAGTTCCGCGCACTGTCCGACGCGCCGGCGGTCGCTTCGGGCGCCGAACTGATCGGCCTCGGCCGCTCGATCTACACGGTGTTCGACCGCAAGCTGGTGGCGCACGCGCTGGAGAACATCCAGCAGCGCATGCAGCGCGGCGTGGCCAGCCCTTCGGCGCAGTTCGTCACCACCACGCGCGCCGGCCAGCTGCTGCGGGCGCAGATGACGCCGGTGCGTGCCGGCGGCGAGGGCGACGACAAGGCCATCGGCGGCTTCGTGCTGATGCTCGACAACATCACCCGCGACTTCGAGGAGGAGTCGGCGCGCGACCGGCTGCTGCTCGGTCTGACCGAAGGCAGCCGCGCCTCGCTCGCCAACATGCAGGCGGCCATCGACATGCTCGACTTCCCCGATCTCGACACGGCGATGCGCGAGCGCTTCCACGGCGTCATCCGCGACGAGGTCGGCGCCATGAGCGCACGCGTGAGCAAACTGGCCGACGAATCCACGCGCGGCATCAAGGCGCGCTGGCCGCTGGAAGACATGCTGGGCGCCGACCTCGTGTCGGCCGCGCTGCGGCGCATCGAATCGCTGGACGCGCCGCGCGCCGCGGCCGACGAGGTCGACGGCGCGCTGTGGCTAAAGGTGGACAGCTTTTCGCTGCTGCAGGCGCTCGCCTGCCTGGCGTACCGGCTGGCGGACGAATACGACGTCCGCAGCGTGCAGTTGCGCCTCGGCGCGGCACCGCAGGGCGCGCGCGCGCACCTCGACCTGATCTGGCAGGGCCAGACCATGAGCACCGAAACGGTGATGAACTGGCAGATGGACGGCATGACCACGGGCAGCGAGCGATCGCCGCTGTCGGTGCGTGACGTGGTCGAGCGCCACGGCGGCGAGTTCTGGCTCGAGCGCGAACGCGTTCGCCACCGCGCCTTCTTCCGCTTCCTGCTGCCGCTGGCGAGCGAACGCGAACAGCTCGATACCGCCACCTTCGTGCCGCAGGGCAGCCGCCCCGAGTATTACGACTTCGACCTGTTCCGCTCGACCGAATCGAGCCGTACGCTCGCCGACCGTCCGTTGACCGAGCTGACCTACACGGTTTTCGACACCGAAACGACCGGGCTGAATCCGAGCGAAGGCGACGAAATCATCCAGATTGGCGCCGCGCGCATCGTCAATGGCAAGCTGCTGAGGCAGGAAAGTTTCGAACAGCTGGTCGATCCACAGCGGAAGATTCCTGCCGCATCGATCCCGATCCATGGCATCACGCAGGCCCAGGTGGACGGTCAGCCGACCATCGCCACCGTGCTGCCGGCCTTCCATGCGTTCGCGCAGGACACCGTACTGGTCGCCCACAACGCGGCCTTCGACATGCGCTTCCTGCAGTTGAAGGAGGCGGCCACCGGCCTGCGCTTCGAACAGCCGGTGCTGGACACGCTGCTGCTGTCTGCGCTGGTGCACCCGAATCAGGAATCGCACAGGCTCGAAGCCATCGCCGAGCGCTTCAACATCACCGTCATCGGCCGCCACACGGCGCTCGGAGACGCCATCGTCACCGCCGAAGTGTTCCTGCGGCTGATTCCGCTGCTCGCCGAGAAAGGCATCCATACGCTGGGCGACGCGCGCGAAGCAGCCCAGCAGACGTATTACGCGCGGTTGAAGTACTAG
- a CDS encoding sensor histidine kinase, which yields MLSAPLLVGTSFAYLLLLFAIAWYGDHRAQQGRSVIGNAWMYALSMAVYCTAWTYFGSVGRASTSGVWFLPIYLGPTLAMVLAWMVVRKMIRIARTYRITSIADFVASRYGKSPLLAGLVTLITVVGIVPYIALQLKAVSSGYAVLTAVPGEAAAAAAQWWRDSTLYVALALAGFTMVFGTRHLDTTERHEGMVAAIAFESVVKLLAFVAVGLFVSYWVFDGLGDLFGRALAHPDLRPLLGLEQGRPFAYEQWFAMTVLSMLSVIFLPRQFQVMVVENVDERHLRRAVWVFPLYLLLINLFVLPIALGGLLYFGPGVRDAETFVLSIPLAHGQHTLALVAFIGGLSAATGMVIVETIAVSTMVCNDLVMPLLLRTRRFGARAAGDLTGLLLRIRRAAILSVMLLGYVYFHVAGEAYALVSIGLISFAAVAQFAPAVLGGMYWKGGTQGGAMAGLSAGFAAWAWTLMLPSIAKSGWMDASFLEHGPWGIELLKPEQLLGLAGLDNLTHSLFWSLLFNIGAYVGVSLWRIPSASETSQALLFVDVFERTASSGPVFWRGRAEVAELQPLIARFLGAARAQQLFEDYAARVGVTRVDQIKPDARLVQFVETQLAGAIGSASARVMVASVVEEEALGLDDVMRILDEASQLRAYSHALEDKSRSLERATAELRAANDQLKSLDRLKDDFMSSVTHELRTPLTSIRALSELMVDDPEMGVEQRQHFLGIIVAETERLTRLVNQVLDMAKIESGHAEWHNTDVDLRALVEQAIETTHEVFRERGSTVVLHAPAHVRTLRADPDRLTQVVLNLLSNAAKFVPRGSGRVDVRIRTDGRGITVDVHDNGPGVPPDQQKLVFEKFHQGGDGITRPQGTGLGLPISRQIVEHFGGHMWLEADPGQGTCVSFHLPWNTQESPPA from the coding sequence GTGCTGTCCGCCCCGCTGCTCGTCGGTACCTCATTCGCCTATCTGCTGCTGCTGTTCGCCATCGCCTGGTACGGCGACCATCGGGCTCAGCAGGGGCGCTCGGTGATCGGCAACGCCTGGATGTACGCCCTGTCGATGGCCGTGTATTGCACTGCCTGGACCTACTTCGGCAGCGTCGGGCGCGCCTCGACATCGGGTGTGTGGTTCCTGCCCATCTACCTCGGGCCGACGCTGGCGATGGTGCTGGCGTGGATGGTGGTGCGCAAGATGATCCGCATCGCCCGCACCTACCGCATCACCTCGATCGCCGACTTCGTTGCCAGCCGCTACGGCAAGAGCCCGTTGCTGGCCGGGCTGGTGACGCTGATCACCGTGGTCGGCATCGTTCCCTACATAGCGCTGCAACTCAAGGCGGTCTCCAGCGGCTACGCGGTGCTCACCGCAGTGCCGGGCGAAGCGGCGGCCGCGGCGGCGCAATGGTGGCGCGACAGCACGCTGTACGTCGCCCTCGCGCTGGCCGGCTTCACCATGGTGTTCGGCACGCGTCACCTCGACACCACCGAGCGGCACGAAGGCATGGTGGCGGCGATCGCCTTCGAGTCGGTGGTGAAGCTGCTCGCCTTCGTCGCCGTCGGCCTGTTCGTCAGCTACTGGGTGTTCGATGGGCTCGGCGACCTGTTCGGCCGCGCCCTCGCCCACCCCGACCTGCGCCCGCTGCTCGGTCTCGAACAGGGCCGCCCGTTCGCCTACGAACAATGGTTCGCGATGACCGTGCTGTCGATGCTTTCGGTCATCTTCCTGCCACGCCAGTTCCAGGTGATGGTGGTCGAGAACGTGGACGAGCGCCATCTGCGGCGGGCCGTCTGGGTTTTTCCGCTTTACCTGCTGTTGATCAATCTGTTCGTGCTCCCTATCGCGCTCGGCGGCCTGCTTTACTTCGGCCCCGGCGTGCGCGATGCGGAAACCTTCGTGCTGTCCATCCCGCTCGCCCACGGCCAGCACACGCTGGCGCTGGTCGCCTTCATTGGGGGGCTGTCGGCGGCGACCGGCATGGTGATCGTCGAAACCATCGCGGTATCGACCATGGTGTGCAACGACCTGGTGATGCCGCTGCTGCTGCGTACCCGTCGCTTCGGCGCACGCGCCGCCGGCGATCTGACTGGCTTGCTGCTGCGCATCCGTCGGGCCGCCATCCTCAGCGTGATGCTGCTGGGTTACGTCTATTTCCATGTCGCCGGCGAGGCCTATGCGCTGGTGAGCATCGGCCTCATCAGCTTCGCCGCCGTCGCGCAGTTCGCGCCGGCCGTGCTCGGCGGCATGTACTGGAAAGGTGGCACGCAGGGCGGCGCGATGGCCGGGCTGAGCGCCGGCTTCGCTGCCTGGGCGTGGACGCTGATGCTGCCGTCCATCGCCAAATCGGGCTGGATGGACGCCAGCTTCCTCGAGCACGGACCGTGGGGCATCGAGCTGCTCAAGCCCGAACAGCTGCTCGGCCTGGCCGGGCTCGACAACCTGACGCACTCGCTGTTCTGGAGCCTGCTGTTCAATATCGGCGCCTACGTGGGGGTTTCGCTGTGGCGCATCCCGTCGGCCAGCGAAACCAGCCAGGCGCTGCTGTTCGTCGACGTATTCGAGCGCACCGCCAGCAGTGGGCCGGTGTTCTGGCGCGGCCGCGCCGAAGTGGCCGAACTGCAGCCGCTGATCGCCCGCTTTCTCGGCGCCGCCCGCGCGCAGCAACTGTTCGAGGACTATGCGGCGCGCGTCGGCGTGACCCGGGTCGACCAGATCAAGCCGGACGCCCGACTGGTGCAGTTCGTCGAAACCCAGCTCGCCGGCGCCATCGGCAGCGCCTCGGCGCGGGTGATGGTCGCCTCGGTGGTCGAGGAAGAAGCGCTCGGGCTCGACGACGTGATGCGCATCCTCGACGAAGCTTCGCAGCTGCGTGCCTATTCGCACGCGCTGGAAGACAAGTCGCGCTCGCTCGAACGCGCCACCGCCGAACTGCGCGCCGCCAACGACCAGCTGAAGAGCCTGGACCGGCTGAAGGATGACTTCATGTCCTCGGTCACGCACGAACTGCGCACACCGCTGACCTCGATCCGCGCACTGTCGGAACTGATGGTCGACGACCCGGAGATGGGCGTCGAGCAGCGTCAGCATTTCCTCGGCATCATCGTCGCCGAGACCGAGCGCCTGACCCGTCTCGTCAACCAGGTGCTCGACATGGCAAAGATCGAGTCGGGCCATGCCGAATGGCACAACACCGACGTCGACCTGCGCGCACTGGTCGAACAGGCCATCGAAACGACGCACGAGGTGTTCCGCGAGCGCGGTTCGACCGTCGTGCTGCATGCCCCGGCGCATGTGCGCACGCTGCGCGCCGACCCGGACCGACTGACCCAGGTCGTGCTCAATCTGCTGTCGAACGCCGCCAAGTTCGTGCCGCGCGGCAGCGGCCGGGTCGACGTGCGCATTCGCACCGACGGCCGCGGCATCACGGTCGACGTGCATGACAACGGGCCGGGCGTGCCGCCCGACCAGCAGAAGCTGGTATTCGAGAAGTTTCATCAGGGTGGCGACGGCATCACGCGGCCTCAGGGCACCGGCCTGGGGCTGCCGATCAGCCGGCAGATCGTCGAACATTTCGGCGGACACATGTGGCTGGAAGCTGATCCAGGGCAAGGCACCTGTGTCAGCTTCCATCTACCTTGGAATACACAGGAAAGTCCGCCGGCATGA
- the ycaC gene encoding isochorismate family cysteine hydrolase YcaC — protein MNKPYRKLDKDNAVMLLVDHQAGLLSLVRDIDPDKFRNNVLATADLAKYFQLPTILTTSFEQGPNGPLMPELKGLFPDAPYIARPGQINAWDNEDFVKAIKATGRKQLIIAGVVTEVCVAFPALSAIEEGFEVFVVTDASGTFNDIARHSAWDRMSQAGAQLINWFGVACELHRDWRNDVEGLATLLSNHIPDYRNLMTSYATLKG, from the coding sequence ATGAACAAGCCCTACAGAAAGCTGGACAAGGACAACGCCGTGATGCTGCTGGTGGACCATCAGGCAGGTCTGCTGTCGCTGGTACGCGACATCGACCCCGACAAATTCCGCAACAACGTGCTGGCCACCGCCGACCTGGCGAAGTACTTCCAGCTGCCGACCATCCTGACGACCAGCTTCGAACAGGGCCCGAACGGCCCGTTGATGCCGGAGCTGAAGGGCCTGTTCCCCGACGCGCCCTACATCGCCCGCCCGGGCCAGATCAATGCCTGGGATAACGAGGACTTCGTCAAGGCGATCAAGGCCACCGGCCGCAAGCAGCTCATCATCGCCGGCGTGGTCACCGAAGTGTGCGTCGCCTTCCCGGCGCTGTCGGCGATCGAAGAAGGGTTCGAAGTATTCGTCGTCACCGACGCCTCGGGCACCTTCAACGACATCGCCCGCCATTCCGCCTGGGACCGCATGTCGCAGGCCGGCGCGCAACTGATCAACTGGTTCGGCGTGGCGTGCGAACTGCACCGCGACTGGCGCAACGACGTCGAAGGTCTGGCCACGCTGCTGTCCAACCACATCCCCGACTACCGCAACCTGATGACCAGCTATGCGACGCTGAAGGGCTGA
- a CDS encoding response regulator transcription factor — MTHKILIADDEPNILISLEFLMKREGYEVSVARDGIEALAAIAATRPDLVLLDVMMPGKTGFEVCQEVRAQDALKDIRILMLTAKGRDTDVAKGLALGADAYVTKPFSTRELVQKVRSMLEPAT; from the coding sequence GTGACACACAAGATACTGATCGCTGACGACGAGCCGAACATACTGATTTCGCTCGAGTTCCTGATGAAGCGCGAAGGCTACGAGGTGAGCGTCGCGCGCGACGGCATCGAAGCGCTGGCCGCCATTGCCGCCACCCGCCCCGACCTGGTGCTGCTCGACGTGATGATGCCCGGCAAGACCGGCTTCGAGGTCTGTCAGGAGGTGCGCGCGCAGGACGCGCTCAAGGACATCCGTATCCTGATGCTCACCGCAAAGGGGCGCGATACCGACGTCGCGAAGGGGCTGGCGCTGGGTGCAGACGCCTACGTGACCAAACCGTTCTCGACGCGCGAGCTGGTGCAGAAGGTGCGCTCGATGCTGGAGCCGGCGACGTGA
- a CDS encoding putative nucleotidyltransferase substrate binding domain-containing protein, which translates to MSRQGTTGQALLAALRGQRAFGALDPETLAGIASVMHVKAFSADDLQDDIDGLYLIIRGEVQLINADRRTEVALRPGELFGYGTPASAAGAWSARVSEDALLARVASTDVDALCAAQPSLQCFIAPEPTVVADAHQAQPGLNLLPTSVRALIKRSPITLPPDTSIRDAAKLMSEQRVSSVLIVSQGRLSGVVTDRDLRNRVIAQGTDTSRPLSDIATPQPLTMDVRDPAFEALLLMTRHNIHHVPITDGDALVGVITATDLNVHHSTSPVFLAGEIYKQQTLEGLAAAAARVGLLQQNLAASGASAYSSGRMITAITDAITCRLLQLAEAKLGPPPIDYVWVAAGSQARSEQTARSDQDNCMVIDDAFDRARHGEYFNALSGFVCDGLAACGYLHCPGEMMAMTDLWRQPKSRWLHYFRKWTDQPEPRALMLTCVFFDLRAIYGKASLLDELRREMLSMTQGKRMFLAHMVGNALTHTPPLGLFRAISTIRSGEHRGTIDFKHSGIVPVVDLARVYALAGGHEAINTFDRLDVAATGGEISGQSARDLRETLEFIARIRIRHQACQIAAGQKADNFVKPDELSNFERSQLKDAFGVVQTLQSVLGQRYQAGRF; encoded by the coding sequence ATGAGCAGGCAAGGCACTACCGGTCAGGCGTTGCTCGCAGCGCTGCGCGGGCAGCGAGCGTTCGGGGCGCTGGATCCCGAGACGCTTGCCGGCATCGCGTCGGTGATGCACGTGAAGGCGTTCTCCGCCGATGACTTGCAGGATGATATCGACGGGCTCTATCTGATCATCCGCGGGGAAGTGCAGCTGATCAATGCCGACCGTCGAACCGAGGTTGCGTTGCGCCCGGGGGAGTTGTTCGGTTACGGCACGCCGGCGAGCGCTGCGGGTGCCTGGTCGGCCAGGGTGTCGGAAGACGCGTTGCTGGCGCGCGTTGCAAGCACCGATGTCGATGCGCTGTGCGCGGCGCAGCCGTCGCTGCAATGCTTCATCGCACCTGAGCCGACCGTGGTCGCGGACGCGCATCAGGCCCAGCCGGGCCTGAATCTGCTGCCCACGTCGGTGCGCGCGCTGATCAAGCGCAGCCCCATCACGCTGCCGCCCGATACCTCGATCCGCGATGCCGCGAAGCTGATGTCCGAGCAACGCGTGTCGTCCGTACTGATCGTGTCGCAAGGCCGCCTGTCGGGCGTGGTGACGGATCGCGACCTGCGCAATCGCGTGATTGCACAGGGCACCGATACGTCGCGCCCGCTCAGCGACATTGCCACGCCGCAGCCGCTGACGATGGACGTGAGGGACCCGGCCTTCGAGGCCCTGTTGCTGATGACGCGCCACAACATTCATCACGTGCCCATCACGGACGGCGATGCACTGGTTGGCGTGATCACGGCGACTGACCTGAACGTGCATCACAGCACGTCTCCGGTCTTTCTGGCGGGCGAAATCTACAAGCAGCAAACGCTCGAAGGCCTCGCCGCTGCCGCTGCAAGGGTGGGACTGCTGCAGCAGAATCTCGCCGCGTCGGGCGCGTCGGCATACAGCAGCGGGCGCATGATCACGGCCATTACCGACGCCATCACGTGCCGGCTGCTGCAGCTGGCCGAGGCGAAACTCGGGCCGCCCCCGATTGATTACGTCTGGGTGGCAGCCGGATCGCAGGCGCGCAGCGAGCAGACGGCCCGGTCCGACCAGGACAACTGCATGGTCATCGACGATGCCTTCGATCGCGCGCGTCACGGCGAGTACTTCAATGCGCTGTCCGGTTTCGTGTGCGACGGCCTGGCGGCCTGCGGATACCTCCACTGCCCGGGCGAAATGATGGCGATGACGGATCTGTGGCGGCAGCCGAAATCGCGCTGGCTGCATTACTTCCGCAAGTGGACGGACCAACCCGAGCCCAGGGCGCTGATGCTCACCTGCGTGTTCTTCGACCTCAGGGCGATTTACGGCAAGGCGTCGCTGCTCGATGAACTGCGGCGCGAAATGCTGTCGATGACGCAGGGCAAGCGCATGTTCCTGGCCCATATGGTCGGCAATGCGCTGACTCATACGCCACCTCTGGGGCTGTTCCGCGCGATTTCGACGATACGCTCCGGCGAGCACCGCGGCACCATCGACTTCAAGCACAGCGGCATCGTTCCGGTGGTCGATCTCGCCCGCGTCTATGCGCTGGCGGGCGGGCACGAAGCCATCAATACGTTTGACCGGCTGGATGTGGCGGCTACGGGTGGCGAAATCAGCGGGCAAAGTGCGCGCGACCTGCGTGAAACGCTGGAATTCATTGCCCGGATACGCATCCGGCATCAGGCCTGTCAGATTGCGGCCGGGCAGAAAGCGGACAACTTCGTCAAACCGGACGAACTGTCGAACTTCGAACGCAGCCAGCTCAAGGATGCCTTCGGCGTGGTTCAGACCTTGCAGAGCGTCCTGGGGCAGCGTTACCAGGCGGGGCGTTTCTAG
- a CDS encoding LysR family transcriptional regulator — translation MQDLNDLYFFTRVVEHGGFAPAARALDMHKSKLSRRIALLEERLGVRLIQRSTRRFAVTEIGQAYYGHCVAMRIEAEAAQEAVERTRAEPQGIVRLACPTALLEYQVADILSRYMAECPRVQIHVESTNRRVDVIREGFDLAIRVRFPPLEDTDLVMKVLGDSHQRLVAHPRLVEPLAGQCVPADLSALPSVAWGPAQREHRWNLQGPDGASAQVAHTPRLITDDLSALRSAALHGVGVAQLPTMMVRDDIEAGRLIDVLPRWAPRSGIAHVVFPSRRGLLPAVRGLVDALSRGYQVADAPAGFARSTP, via the coding sequence GTGCAGGACCTGAACGATCTGTACTTCTTCACCCGGGTGGTCGAACACGGCGGCTTCGCGCCGGCCGCGCGCGCACTCGACATGCACAAGTCGAAGCTGAGCCGGCGCATCGCGCTGCTCGAAGAGCGCCTTGGCGTGCGCCTGATCCAGCGCTCCACACGGCGCTTCGCGGTGACCGAGATCGGTCAGGCCTATTACGGGCACTGCGTGGCGATGCGTATCGAAGCCGAGGCGGCGCAGGAGGCGGTCGAGCGCACGCGCGCCGAGCCGCAGGGCATCGTGCGCCTGGCCTGCCCAACCGCGCTGCTCGAATACCAGGTGGCGGACATCCTGTCGCGCTACATGGCCGAGTGCCCGCGTGTGCAGATCCACGTCGAAAGCACGAACCGCCGCGTGGACGTGATCCGCGAAGGCTTCGACCTGGCGATCCGGGTGCGCTTTCCGCCGCTGGAAGACACCGACCTCGTCATGAAGGTGCTCGGCGACAGCCACCAGCGGCTGGTTGCGCATCCGCGGCTGGTCGAGCCGCTGGCCGGCCAGTGCGTACCGGCCGATCTGTCGGCGCTGCCCAGCGTCGCCTGGGGGCCGGCGCAGCGCGAACACCGCTGGAATCTGCAGGGACCGGACGGTGCCAGCGCCCAGGTAGCGCACACGCCGCGGCTGATCACTGACGACCTGTCGGCACTGCGCAGCGCAGCGCTGCATGGTGTCGGCGTCGCGCAGCTGCCGACCATGATGGTGCGCGACGATATCGAAGCGGGCCGCCTGATCGACGTGCTGCCGCGCTGGGCGCCGCGCAGCGGCATCGCGCACGTGGTGTTTCCGTCACGCCGTGGGCTGCTGCCGGCGGTACGCGGGCTGGTCGATGCGCTGAGTCGGGGTTATCAGGTGGCTGACGCGCCAGCAGGCTTTGCACGCAGCACGCCGTGA
- a CDS encoding pirin family protein, with product MKKISGLYSAPKGHWVGDGFPVRSLFSYDSMGRHVSPFLLLDYAGPAEFEPSDTPRGVGRHPHRGFETVTIVYAGEVAHQDSTGAGGVIGPGDVQWMTAGAGIIHAEFHSPEFTRRGGALEMVQLWVNLPARDKRAAPGYQQLSKTDIPVVELPGGAGHLRVIAGEYLGHRGPARTFTPIDVWDLKLAAGSRTALDVRAGHTLALVVLRGSVRINGSQAAREAQMVLFHREGRDFTLEADSDAVVLLLAGEPIDEPIAGYGPFVMNTQEEIREAIDDFNSGRFEAAIA from the coding sequence TTGAAGAAGATTTCAGGTCTGTACAGCGCACCGAAAGGTCACTGGGTCGGCGACGGCTTTCCGGTGCGTTCGCTGTTTTCGTATGACTCGATGGGCCGCCACGTCAGCCCCTTCCTGCTGCTCGACTACGCCGGCCCGGCCGAATTCGAACCGTCGGACACGCCGCGCGGCGTCGGCCGCCATCCGCACCGCGGCTTCGAGACGGTCACCATCGTGTATGCCGGCGAGGTGGCACATCAGGACTCGACCGGCGCCGGCGGCGTCATCGGCCCGGGCGACGTGCAGTGGATGACCGCCGGCGCCGGCATCATCCACGCGGAATTCCATTCGCCCGAGTTCACCCGCCGCGGCGGCGCGCTGGAGATGGTGCAGCTGTGGGTGAACCTGCCGGCGCGAGACAAGCGGGCCGCACCGGGTTATCAACAGCTGTCGAAAACCGACATTCCGGTGGTCGAACTGCCCGGGGGCGCGGGACATCTGCGCGTCATCGCCGGCGAGTACCTTGGCCATCGCGGCCCGGCGCGCACTTTCACGCCGATCGACGTTTGGGACCTGAAGCTTGCGGCCGGCAGCCGGACCGCGCTTGACGTGCGCGCAGGCCACACGCTGGCACTGGTCGTGCTGCGCGGCTCGGTGCGCATCAATGGCAGCCAGGCGGCTCGCGAAGCGCAGATGGTGCTGTTCCACCGCGAAGGGCGTGACTTCACGCTGGAAGCAGACAGTGACGCCGTCGTGCTGCTGCTGGCGGGCGAACCGATAGACGAACCGATCGCCGGCTACGGCCCCTTCGTGATGAACACGCAGGAAGAAATCCGCGAAGCCATCGACGACTTCAACAGCGGTCGTTTCGAAGCGGCGATCGCCTGA
- a CDS encoding 3'-5' exonuclease has translation MPTFPGVPPDCIHVPATPAAFTAAAADIRAARQVGFDTESKPTFKPGEVSSGPHVVQFALTDRAYVFQLHHRDCWPVLAELLHDEDVLKIGFGLSSDRSQVLAKLGVVPRGLVDLDRVFRKQGYNNSIGVRAAVGVVLGQNFRKSKSVTTSNWSLPVLTPAQVLYAANDAWAALKVFEALGMPADDPLFGS, from the coding sequence TTGCCAACTTTTCCCGGCGTGCCGCCGGACTGCATCCATGTACCGGCGACCCCGGCGGCATTCACCGCGGCGGCGGCCGACATCCGCGCGGCACGGCAGGTGGGTTTCGATACCGAATCGAAGCCGACCTTCAAGCCGGGCGAGGTGAGCAGCGGCCCGCATGTGGTGCAGTTCGCGCTGACCGATCGTGCGTACGTGTTCCAGCTGCATCATCGCGACTGCTGGCCGGTGCTGGCCGAACTGCTGCATGACGAAGACGTGCTGAAGATCGGCTTCGGCCTGTCGTCAGACCGCTCGCAGGTGCTGGCCAAGCTCGGCGTGGTGCCGCGCGGGCTGGTCGATCTGGATCGCGTGTTCCGCAAGCAGGGCTACAACAATTCGATCGGCGTGCGCGCAGCGGTCGGCGTGGTGCTGGGGCAGAATTTCCGCAAATCGAAGTCGGTGACCACGTCGAACTGGTCGCTGCCGGTGCTCACGCCGGCGCAGGTGCTGTATGCCGCGAACGATGCCTGGGCGGCGCTGAAGGTGTTCGAGGCGCTGGGGATGCCGGCGGATGATCCGCTGTTCGGCAGCTGA